One window of the Osmerus mordax isolate fOsmMor3 chromosome 2, fOsmMor3.pri, whole genome shotgun sequence genome contains the following:
- the LOC136959483 gene encoding immunoglobulin-like domain-containing receptor 1 has product MGNMILVLLVLSLLPTDVWPIQVVVPEPERSTTLFASVILRCDYSTSANPQDVLVTWKYKSFCKDPVLDYYSTAYQAALQLSQDPANDCPDRQRTVRTVVQKRGTGEAMLGSEYRERKISIQNKADLVINEVMWWDNGVYFCSIDAPGDTTGDSDREIKLIVYHWLTVLLIIFGALALILLFCVCCCQCCPQKCCCYVRCPCCPQTCCCPEKVVMQHRMIREAQKAMAPWMHGQPIYAPIGSHSSQGQPILYSGSFSDHPSKHDFAMGPMGPPPLPLLQHQPPPQPPHHRIHNNGSMHGGNNQMLDFLENQMRGMEMSAPPMHPVGQAYQVYQPFPQTQIQPGPQGVPFTAGPPSMISALDEMGVRGVERTVITLPPIVQRGPSFSSRRGTGGGGGGTRGAPRMSSHSSGSSNRTSGGGGGSRYPDNRRQRDPSPLRHGILRSYSDESDWEDRRGGGGARRDGGGSSGRRSRGGSGPRSRSRDDLMDQLRRSAPRRDRSYSPPPRRKGSWSSEEEDSQRGGGGRGGRGGGDGAKGKPWSENPPSYSSIDVQPGGGRRNYDRLSDKSSRSGTSVVI; this is encoded by the exons ATGGGAAACATGATATTGGTGCTGCTTGTCTTGAGTTTACTGCCGACAG atgTTTGGCCGATCCAGGTAGTGGTCCCTGAGCCTGAGCGGAGCACAACCCTGTTTGCGTCGGTGATCCTGCGCTGTGACTACTCCACATCAGCCAACCCTCAGGATGTGCTGGTCACCTGGAAATACAAGTCCTTCTGCAAGGACCCCGTCCTGGACTACTACTCCACAG cctacCAGGCAGCGCTACAGCTGAGTCAGGATCCAGCCAATGACTGCCCAGACCGCCAGCGCACGGTCCGCACCGTGGTCCAGAAGAGGGGCACCGGCGAGGCCATGCTGGGGTCAGAGTACCGCGAGCGCAAGATCAGCATCCAGAACA aGGCCGACCTGGTCATAAATGAGGTGATGTGGTGGGATAACGGTGTGTATTTCTGCTCCATCGACGCTCCGGGCGACACGACGGGAGACTCGGACCGTGAGATCAAACTGATCGTCTACC ATTGGCTGACGGTGCTGCTCATCATCTTCGGCGCTCTGGCTCTCATCCTGCTGTTCTGCGTGTGCTGCTGCCAGTGCTGCCCTCAGAAGTGCTGCTGCTACGTCCGCTGCCCCTGCTGCCCCCAGACCTGCTGCTGCCCCGAGAAAg TGGTGATGCAGCACAGGATGATCCGGGAGGCCCAGAAGGCCATGGCTCCCTGGATGCACGGACAGCCCATCTACGCTCCTATTGGCTCCCACTCCTCCCAGGGACAACCAATCCTCTATTCAG gCTCCTTCTCTGACCACCCCTCCAAGCACGACTTTGCCATGGGTCCGATgggacccccacccctccctctcctccagcaccagccccctcctcagccccctcaTCACCGTATCCATAACAACGGCAGCATGCACGGGGGCAACAACCAGATGCTGGATTTCCTGGAGAACCAGATGAGGGGAATGGAGATGTCTGCTCCTCCCATGCACCCCGTCGGACAGGCCTACCAGGTCTACCAGCCCTTCCCCCAGACCCAGATCCAGCCCGGCCCACAGGGGGTCCCCTTCACGGCCGGCCCCCCCAGCATGATCTCCGCCCTGGATgagatgggggtgaggggtgtggagcGAACGGTGATCACTCTGCCCCCCATAGTTCAACGTGGGCCCAGCTTCTCCTCTCGCAGGGggacgggaggagggggaggagggaccagGGGAGCCCCCCGGATGTCCAGCCATTCCAGTGGAAGCTCCAACCGCACTAGTGGCGGCGGCGGAGGAAGTCGTTACCCTGACAACCGACGACAGCGTGACCCCTCCCCTCTGAGGCACGGGATCTTACGCAGCTACAGCGATGAGTCGGACTGGGAGGACcgccgaggagggggaggagccaggcggGACGGGGGTGGCTCGTCCGGGAGGAGGTCAAGGGGCGGATCTGGCCCACGCTCCCGTAGTCGTGACGACCTGATGGACCAGCTGCGTCGCTCGGCaccgaggagagacaggagctaCTCCCCCCCTCCACGCAGGAAGGGATCCTGGAGctctgaggaggaggacagccagagaggaggaggaggaaggggaggaagaggaggaggagacggcgCCAAGGGGAAGCCCTGGTCTGAGAACCCTCCTAGTTACTCCTCCATCGATGTTcagccaggaggagggaggaggaactaTGACCGTCTGTCT gaCAAGAGCTCCCGTAGTGGCACCAGCGTGGTGATCTGA